Proteins encoded by one window of Haliaeetus albicilla chromosome 21, bHalAlb1.1, whole genome shotgun sequence:
- the UBE2QL1 gene encoding ubiquitin-conjugating enzyme E2Q-like protein 1 isoform X2, translating to MATLLRKIGLIRLHNRDTEDPKHHHHHHHHRSSSSQQGSSLRGRGNQKNSSNKPQPQGPPGGGGGGCSSSSSESSPGGHKNKKAPELAKQPPQPRSGGGREKPREAAREPGVGKEAAQRPGPGPGPGPGCGSGPAPLVPLPSGSGPLAPAGRQQHCTQVRTRRLMKELQDIARLSDRFISVELVDESLFDWNVKLHQVDKDSVLWQDMKETNTEYILLNLTFPDNFPFSPPFMRVLSPRLENGYVLDGGAICMELLTPRGWSSAYTVEAVMRQFAASLVKGQNILRREVFHEPFLING from the exons ATGGCCACTCTGCTGCGGAAAATCGGGCTGATCCGGCTGCACAACCGGGACACGGAGGACCCcaagcaccaccaccaccaccaccaccaccgcagcagcagcagccagcagggcTCCTCGCTCAGGGGCAGGGGCAAccagaagaacagcagcaacaagCCGCAGCCGCAGGGCCcccccgggggcggcggcggcggctgcagcagcagcagcagcgagaGCAGCCCCGGGGGCCACAAGAACAAGAAGGCGCCGGAGCTCGCTAAGCAGCCCCCGCAGCCGCGCTCGGGCGGCGGCAGGGAGAAGCCGCGGGAGGCGGCCCGGGAGCCCGGCGTCGGTAAGGAGGCGGCGCAgcggcccggccccggtcccggtcccggccccgggTGCGGGTCGGGGCCGGCGCCGCTGGTGCCGCTGCCGTCGGGGTCGGGGCCGCTGGCGCCCGCGGGCCGGCAGCAGCACTGCACGCAGGTGCGGACCCGGCGGCTGATGAAGGAGCTGCAGGACATCGCGCGGCTCAGCGACCGCTTCATCTCGGTGGAGCTGGTGGACGAGAGCCTCTTCGACTGGAACGTGAAGCTGCACCAGGTGGATAAGGACTCGGTGCTGTGGCAGGACATGAAGGAGACCAACACGGAGTACATCCTGCTCAACCTCACTTTCCCTGACAACTTCCCCTTCTCACCGCCCTTCATGAGGGTGCTCAGCCCCCGCCTGGAGAACGGCTATGTCTTGGACGGCGGAGCCATCTGCATGGAGCTGCTCACCCCCCGCGGCTGGTCCAGTGCCTACACCGTGGAGGCCGTCATGAGGCAGTTTGCGGCCAGCTTGGTCAAGGGGCAG aATATCCTTAGAAGAGAAGTATTTCATGAGCCGTTTTTAATAAATGG gtaG